The proteins below come from a single Mesobacillus jeotgali genomic window:
- a CDS encoding Fur family transcriptional regulator yields MENRIERIKKQLHSSSYKLTPQREATVRVLLEHEEDHLSAEDVYLLVKEKSPEIGLATVYRTLELLTELKIVDKINFGDGVSRYDLRQEGAAHFHHHLVCIECGAVDEIQDDLLEDVEEIVERDWKFKIKDHRLTFHGICHRCQDKESAETE; encoded by the coding sequence ATGGAAAACAGAATTGAGAGAATCAAGAAACAGCTGCATTCGTCCAGCTATAAATTAACGCCGCAGCGTGAAGCTACCGTTCGCGTATTGCTTGAACATGAAGAAGACCACTTAAGTGCGGAAGATGTGTATTTGCTTGTCAAAGAAAAATCTCCTGAGATCGGCCTTGCAACAGTATACCGGACACTTGAACTGCTGACTGAACTGAAAATTGTCGATAAAATCAACTTCGGCGACGGTGTATCCCGTTACGATCTCCGCCAGGAAGGCGCTGCCCATTTCCACCACCATTTGGTCTGCATCGAATGCGGAGCAGTGGATGAAATCCAGGACGACCTTCTTGAAGATGTGGAAGAAATCGTTGAAAGAGACTGGAAATTTAAAATCAAAGACCACCGCCTGACTTTCCATGGCATTTGCCATAGATGCCAGGATAAAGAGTCGGCTGAAACCGAATGA